A single genomic interval of Streptomyces graminofaciens harbors:
- a CDS encoding 50S ribosomal protein L25/general stress protein Ctc: MSEVKISAETRSEFGKGAARRIRRDAKVPGVLYGHGSDPIHLTLPGHELLLALRTSNVLISLDIDGKTNELAIPKSVQRDPIKGFLEHVDLQLVKRGETVTVEIPVHAEGELKSGGNLLEHVLNALPVEAEATHIPEALTVSVAGLEAGASILAKDITLPKGVTLAVEPDAVVLQVLAAQAEEPAEEAAGDEAAEA; encoded by the coding sequence ATGTCCGAGGTCAAGATCTCCGCCGAGACCCGCAGCGAGTTCGGCAAGGGTGCGGCCCGTCGCATCCGCCGTGACGCCAAGGTTCCCGGTGTTCTCTACGGTCACGGTTCCGACCCGATCCACCTGACCCTTCCGGGCCATGAACTGCTGCTCGCGCTGCGTACGTCGAACGTCCTGATCTCCCTGGACATCGACGGCAAGACCAACGAGCTGGCCATCCCGAAGTCCGTGCAGCGTGACCCGATCAAGGGTTTCCTGGAGCACGTCGACCTGCAGCTGGTCAAGCGCGGCGAGACGGTCACCGTCGAGATCCCGGTGCACGCCGAGGGTGAACTGAAGTCGGGTGGCAACCTGCTGGAGCACGTGCTCAACGCGCTGCCGGTCGAGGCCGAGGCCACACACATCCCCGAGGCCCTCACGGTCTCCGTGGCGGGCCTGGAGGCCGGTGCCTCCATCCTCGCCAAGGACATCACGCTGCCCAAGGGTGTCACCCTGGCCGTCGAGCCCGACGCCGTGGTCCTGCAGGTGCTGGCCGCGCAGGCGGAGGAGCCGGCCGAAGAGGCCGCGGGCGACGAGGCCGCCGAGGCCTGA
- the pth gene encoding aminoacyl-tRNA hydrolase: MHVTTDATAPWLIVGLGNPGPEYAGNRHNVGFMVADLLAEQIGGRFKRAGKAQAQVVEGRIGPPGPANRRVILAKPMSFMNLSGGPVNALKDFYKVPVSNIVAVHDELDIDYGALRLKIGGGDNGHNGLKSMTKAFGPDYHRVRFGIGRPPGRMQVADFVLKDFSSAERKELDYFADRAADAVECLVIEGLERAQGTYNS; this comes from the coding sequence ATGCACGTGACGACCGATGCCACCGCGCCCTGGCTCATCGTGGGCCTGGGCAACCCCGGGCCCGAGTACGCGGGCAACCGGCACAATGTCGGCTTCATGGTGGCCGATCTGCTGGCCGAGCAGATCGGGGGGAGGTTCAAGCGGGCCGGGAAGGCGCAGGCGCAGGTCGTGGAGGGGCGGATCGGGCCGCCGGGGCCGGCGAACCGTCGGGTGATCCTGGCCAAGCCGATGTCGTTCATGAACCTGTCGGGTGGGCCGGTGAACGCGCTCAAGGACTTCTACAAGGTGCCGGTCTCGAACATCGTCGCCGTTCACGACGAGCTGGACATCGACTACGGGGCCCTGCGGCTCAAGATCGGTGGCGGGGACAACGGGCACAACGGGCTGAAGTCGATGACGAAGGCGTTCGGGCCGGACTATCACCGGGTGCGGTTCGGGATCGGGCGGCCTCCGGGGCGTATGCAGGTGGCCGATTTCGTGCTGAAGGACTTCTCCTCCGCCGAGCGCAAGGAGCTGGACTACTTCGCGGACCGGGCGGCGGACGCGGTGGAGTGTCTGGTGATCGAGGGGCTGGAGCGGGCGCAGGGGACGTACAACTCCTGA
- a CDS encoding YwqJ-related putative deaminase encodes MNGTQANTSGDPRIGWSTTEQPHAPALLHRRDGILPTVAAALSVRGETLTGTAARGDQAPPLHPLVQEFLDSLATAQRDRFTGRCAEAILISRHITAADAARSRRALRKPMTNGEARKALKQAKLTTRHIREDGDPLHGAFATPCRSCTALSAHFGVRVVDPTQEP; translated from the coding sequence ATGAACGGGACTCAGGCGAACACCTCGGGTGATCCCCGCATCGGCTGGAGCACCACGGAACAGCCCCACGCACCGGCCCTCCTCCATCGCCGCGACGGCATTCTGCCCACCGTCGCCGCCGCCCTGTCCGTACGCGGCGAAACCCTCACCGGCACCGCCGCCAGAGGCGACCAGGCCCCGCCCCTGCACCCCCTGGTCCAGGAATTCCTCGACTCCCTCGCGACCGCCCAGCGCGACCGTTTCACCGGCCGCTGCGCCGAGGCCATCCTCATCTCCCGGCACATCACCGCCGCCGACGCCGCCCGCAGCAGACGTGCCCTCCGCAAGCCCATGACCAACGGCGAGGCCCGCAAGGCCCTCAAACAGGCCAAGCTCACCACCCGCCACATCCGCGAGGACGGCGACCCCCTGCACGGCGCCTTCGCCACCCCCTGCCGCTCCTGCACGGCGCTCAGCGCCCACTTCGGCGTACGCGTCGTCGACCCGACGCAGGAACCCTGA
- the glmU gene encoding bifunctional UDP-N-acetylglucosamine diphosphorylase/glucosamine-1-phosphate N-acetyltransferase GlmU, whose amino-acid sequence MSANRPAAVVVLAAGEGTRMKSATPKVLHSICGRSLVGHVLAAARELDPENLVVVVGHAREQVTAHLSEIDPAVRTAVQAEQNGTGHAVRMGLEELGGTVDGTVVVVCGDTPLLTGATLQALAATHTTDGNAVTVLTAEVPDATGYGRIVRDDVSGAVTAIVEHKDATESQRAVREINSGVFAFDGRLLTDALGKVRTDNSQGEEYLTDVLGILREAGHRVGACVAGDHREIAGINNRVQLAEARRILNDRLLTDAMLAGVTVVDPATTWIDVTVTFEQDALVHPGTQLLGATHLAEGAEVGPNCKLKDTRVGAGARVDNTVSDSADIGPQSSVGPYAYLRPGTRLGAKGKIGTYVETKNASIGEGTKIPHLSYVGDATIGEYSNIGAASVFVNYDGQEKHHTTVGSHCRTGSDNMFVAPVTVGDGAYTAAGSVITKDVPPGSLAVARGQQRNIEGWVARKRPGSAAAKAAEAASREAESES is encoded by the coding sequence GTGAGCGCCAATCGCCCGGCCGCCGTCGTCGTACTCGCAGCGGGTGAGGGCACCCGTATGAAGTCGGCCACACCCAAGGTTCTGCACAGCATCTGCGGCCGCTCCCTGGTCGGCCATGTACTCGCCGCCGCCCGCGAGTTGGACCCGGAGAACCTGGTCGTGGTCGTGGGACACGCCCGCGAGCAGGTGACCGCGCACCTCTCCGAGATCGACCCCGCCGTCCGTACGGCGGTCCAGGCGGAGCAGAACGGCACCGGCCACGCCGTCCGGATGGGGCTGGAGGAGCTGGGCGGGACCGTCGACGGGACCGTGGTCGTCGTCTGTGGTGACACCCCCCTCCTCACCGGCGCCACCCTTCAGGCCCTCGCCGCCACCCACACCACGGACGGCAACGCCGTCACCGTGCTGACCGCCGAGGTCCCGGACGCCACCGGCTACGGCCGTATCGTGCGCGACGACGTCTCCGGTGCCGTGACGGCCATCGTCGAGCACAAGGACGCCACCGAGTCGCAGCGCGCCGTCCGTGAGATCAACTCCGGTGTCTTCGCCTTCGACGGCCGGCTGCTCACCGACGCCCTCGGGAAGGTCCGGACGGACAACAGCCAGGGCGAGGAGTACCTGACCGACGTGCTCGGGATCCTGCGCGAGGCCGGGCACCGGGTCGGCGCCTGTGTCGCCGGCGACCACCGTGAGATCGCGGGGATCAACAACCGCGTACAGCTCGCCGAGGCCCGTCGCATCCTCAACGACCGGCTGCTCACCGACGCCATGCTCGCCGGTGTGACCGTCGTCGACCCCGCCACCACCTGGATCGACGTCACCGTGACCTTCGAGCAGGACGCCCTCGTCCACCCGGGCACCCAGCTCCTGGGCGCCACGCACCTCGCGGAGGGCGCGGAGGTCGGGCCGAACTGCAAGCTGAAGGACACCCGGGTCGGCGCCGGCGCCCGTGTCGACAACACGGTCTCCGACAGCGCCGACATCGGGCCGCAGTCGTCCGTCGGACCGTACGCCTATCTCCGTCCCGGCACCCGTCTCGGCGCCAAGGGCAAGATCGGGACGTACGTCGAGACGAAGAACGCGTCGATCGGGGAGGGGACGAAGATTCCGCACCTCTCCTATGTCGGGGACGCGACGATCGGCGAGTACTCCAACATCGGTGCCGCGAGCGTGTTCGTGAACTACGACGGGCAGGAGAAGCACCACACCACCGTCGGGTCGCACTGCCGTACCGGTTCGGACAACATGTTTGTGGCGCCTGTCACGGTCGGGGACGGCGCCTACACCGCGGCGGGTTCGGTCATCACGAAGGACGTGCCGCCCGGTTCGCTGGCCGTGGCCCGTGGCCAGCAGCGGAATATCGAGGGTTGGGTGGCTCGAAAGCGCCCGGGGAGCGCGGCCGCGAAGGCGGCCGAGGCGGCTTCCCGGGAGGCGGAGAGCGAAAGCTGA
- a CDS encoding sensor histidine kinase yields the protein MTTTGEVRTEAGGRAGPWWWDRWRGAVLDWGLALASAVECAVEGVSFAERAALPLGVGVVFGAGAGSVLLVRRMWPVAVVLVFIAVAPAQMGYLMGVVGLYTLAASEAPRRIIGALSGMSFAAVFIVWFVETTQGNVRADSAVTGDWFAPFMALTMAIGTTAPPVLLGLYVGARRRLMESLRERADSLERELQLLAERAEERAEWARGEERTRIAREMHDVVAHRVSLMVVHAAALQAVARKDPEKAVRNAALVGDMGRQALTELREMLGVLRSGEEFSSQRRVEPVPLAAVGAAAAAAAAASRAEDESGEGPCLAELEELVGQSAAAGMVVDLSVEGEVRSYAAEVEQTAYRVVQEALTNVHKHAAGAKTHVRLAHRAAEIAMQVENEPPPEPGAAGAARLPSGGNGLLGMKERVAELGGVFVSGSTEAGGFRVSAVIPA from the coding sequence ATGACCACGACGGGGGAAGTCCGTACCGAGGCCGGGGGCAGGGCCGGGCCCTGGTGGTGGGATCGGTGGCGGGGGGCCGTGCTCGACTGGGGGCTCGCGCTGGCGTCGGCGGTCGAGTGCGCGGTGGAGGGCGTGTCGTTCGCGGAGCGGGCCGCGCTGCCGCTGGGCGTGGGGGTCGTGTTCGGGGCGGGCGCGGGGTCGGTGTTGTTGGTGCGGCGGATGTGGCCCGTCGCCGTCGTGCTGGTGTTCATCGCCGTCGCGCCCGCTCAGATGGGGTATCTGATGGGCGTCGTCGGGCTGTACACGCTGGCCGCGTCGGAGGCGCCCCGGCGGATCATCGGGGCGCTGTCGGGGATGTCGTTCGCGGCGGTGTTCATCGTCTGGTTCGTGGAGACGACGCAGGGCAATGTGCGGGCGGACTCGGCGGTGACCGGGGACTGGTTCGCGCCCTTCATGGCTTTGACGATGGCGATAGGCACCACGGCGCCTCCTGTGCTGCTGGGCCTGTACGTGGGGGCGCGGCGGCGGTTGATGGAGAGCTTGCGGGAGCGGGCGGATTCGCTGGAGCGGGAGCTTCAGTTGCTCGCGGAGCGGGCGGAGGAGCGGGCGGAGTGGGCCCGGGGGGAGGAGCGGACCCGGATCGCGCGCGAGATGCACGACGTGGTCGCGCATCGGGTGTCGTTGATGGTGGTGCACGCGGCCGCTCTGCAGGCGGTGGCTCGGAAGGATCCTGAGAAGGCCGTCAGGAACGCCGCGTTGGTGGGGGACATGGGGCGGCAGGCGTTGACCGAGTTGCGGGAGATGCTCGGGGTGTTGCGGTCGGGGGAGGAGTTCTCGTCCCAGCGGCGGGTGGAGCCGGTGCCGTTGGCCGCGGTGGGGGCTGCCGCCGCGGCTGCCGCTGCGGCTTCGCGGGCCGAGGACGAATCGGGGGAGGGCCCTTGTCTCGCCGAGCTGGAGGAGTTGGTCGGGCAGTCGGCGGCCGCGGGGATGGTGGTCGATCTGTCGGTCGAGGGGGAGGTGCGGTCGTATGCGGCGGAGGTGGAGCAGACGGCGTACCGGGTGGTGCAGGAGGCGTTGACGAACGTGCACAAGCATGCGGCGGGGGCGAAGACGCATGTGCGGCTCGCGCACCGGGCGGCGGAGATCGCGATGCAGGTGGAGAACGAACCGCCGCCGGAGCCTGGGGCGGCGGGGGCTGCGCGGTTGCCGAGCGGGGGGAACGGGTTGCTGGGGATGAAGGAGCGGGTGGCCGAGCTGGGGGGCGTGTTCGTGTCGGGGTCGACCGAGGCGGGCGGGTTCCGGGTGTCGGCGGTGATCCCGGCGTAG
- a CDS encoding ribose-phosphate diphosphokinase, with product MTGNKTTGEKKMMFFSGRAHPELAEEVAQQLGVGVVPTKAFDFANGEIYVRYEESARGADCFLIQSHTAPINKWVMEQLIMIDALKRASARSITVIVPFYGYARQDKKHRGREPISARLVADLMKTAGADRILAVDLHTDQIQGFFDGPVDHLFALPLLADYVGDKVDRNKLTVVSPDAGRVRVADRWCDRLGAPLAIVHKRRDKDVANQVTVHEVVGEVKGRVCVLVDDMIDTGGTICAAADALFAHGAEDVIVTATHGVLSGPAADRLKNSKVSEFVFTNTLPTPGELELDKITVLSIAPTIASAVREVFEDGSVTSLFDEQ from the coding sequence GTGACCGGGAACAAGACGACCGGCGAGAAGAAGATGATGTTCTTCTCCGGCCGCGCACACCCCGAGCTTGCCGAGGAGGTCGCCCAACAGCTGGGTGTCGGGGTCGTCCCGACGAAGGCCTTCGACTTCGCCAATGGCGAGATCTACGTCCGCTACGAGGAGTCGGCGCGTGGTGCGGACTGCTTCCTGATCCAGAGCCACACGGCGCCGATCAACAAATGGGTCATGGAGCAGCTGATCATGATCGACGCGCTGAAGCGCGCGTCGGCCCGCTCCATCACGGTGATCGTGCCGTTCTACGGTTACGCCCGTCAGGACAAGAAGCACCGTGGGCGTGAACCGATCTCGGCGCGCCTGGTGGCCGATCTGATGAAGACGGCGGGCGCGGACCGGATTCTGGCCGTGGATCTGCACACGGACCAGATCCAGGGTTTCTTCGACGGACCGGTGGACCACCTGTTCGCGCTGCCGCTGCTCGCCGACTACGTGGGCGACAAGGTGGACCGCAACAAGCTCACCGTCGTCTCGCCGGACGCGGGTCGTGTGCGGGTGGCCGACCGCTGGTGCGACCGGCTGGGCGCGCCGCTGGCGATCGTGCACAAGCGGCGTGACAAGGACGTCGCCAACCAGGTCACCGTGCACGAGGTGGTCGGTGAGGTGAAGGGGCGCGTGTGCGTCCTCGTCGACGACATGATCGACACGGGTGGGACGATCTGTGCCGCCGCCGACGCGCTGTTCGCGCACGGTGCGGAGGATGTGATCGTGACCGCGACCCACGGTGTGCTGTCGGGTCCGGCGGCGGACCGGCTGAAGAACTCGAAGGTGAGCGAGTTCGTGTTCACGAACACCCTGCCCACGCCGGGCGAGCTGGAGCTGGACAAGATCACGGTCCTGTCGATCGCGCCGACGATCGCGAGCGCGGTGCGCGAGGTGTTCGAGGACGGTTCGGTGACGAGCCTGTTCGACGAGCAGTGA
- a CDS encoding SMI1/KNR4 family protein, whose product MTTGRLGQQAAPPNAAYAGQVVQFPDPVRAARHPRGVRVDAHGYPDFSPYARAAAEIADPPEGFGVDELRLTDYVSANAALAASGHDLWDTIPAVATPHGWTWHHVVGSRRLELVPVEVKALLRHHGGIATARVEQHKRGTRPLQETRPAHFGLPKTSAVAVTESQVLGVEEDLGYRLPGAYRSFLKAAGGCAPVGAALDAELGLLVDQPFFTVRDEAAVNDLVYVNKCLRDHLTKDYLGVAFVQGGLLAVKVKGDRIGSVWFCAYDDARDVDPSWAPADRVERLLMPCGEDFDVFLSRLAGNPPELETVANLMVDGGFARAVPVASASSASSVGE is encoded by the coding sequence ATGACGACAGGTCGGCTCGGGCAGCAAGCCGCGCCGCCGAACGCGGCCTACGCCGGGCAGGTCGTGCAGTTTCCGGACCCGGTCCGGGCCGCGCGTCATCCGAGGGGCGTACGTGTCGACGCGCACGGCTACCCGGACTTCTCGCCCTACGCGCGTGCCGCGGCGGAGATCGCGGATCCCCCGGAGGGGTTCGGCGTCGATGAGCTGCGGTTGACGGACTACGTGTCCGCGAACGCGGCGCTGGCGGCCTCCGGGCACGACCTGTGGGACACGATCCCGGCGGTGGCGACGCCGCACGGGTGGACGTGGCACCACGTCGTGGGGAGCCGGCGGCTGGAGCTGGTGCCGGTCGAGGTGAAGGCGTTGCTGCGGCACCACGGCGGTATCGCGACGGCTCGGGTGGAGCAGCACAAGCGGGGCACGCGGCCGTTGCAGGAGACGCGGCCGGCGCACTTCGGGCTGCCGAAGACCTCCGCGGTGGCGGTGACCGAGTCGCAGGTGCTGGGTGTCGAGGAGGACCTCGGGTACCGGCTGCCGGGGGCGTACCGCTCGTTCCTCAAGGCCGCGGGCGGCTGTGCTCCGGTCGGGGCGGCGCTGGACGCGGAGTTGGGGCTGCTGGTCGACCAGCCGTTCTTCACGGTGCGTGACGAGGCCGCGGTCAATGACCTGGTGTATGTGAACAAGTGCCTGCGGGACCACCTGACCAAGGACTATCTGGGGGTGGCGTTCGTACAGGGCGGGCTGCTCGCGGTGAAGGTGAAGGGCGACCGGATCGGTTCGGTGTGGTTCTGCGCGTACGACGACGCCCGTGACGTCGATCCCTCGTGGGCCCCGGCGGATCGGGTGGAGCGGCTGCTGATGCCGTGCGGCGAGGACTTCGACGTGTTCCTGTCCCGGCTGGCGGGCAATCCGCCGGAGTTGGAGACGGTGGCGAACCTGATGGTGGACGGTGGCTTCGCGCGTGCCGTGCCGGTCGCGTCGGCGTCCTCGGCGTCCTCGGTGGGGGAGTGA
- a CDS encoding SUKH-4 family immunity protein: MVTFAQAQQRAEEWINGDVPGYQHREVRVREFELGFVVWAEDRAEGPRSDGGAQRLVIARDSGEATLWPSLPVGEVIRLFEEEYGRSDAVPAPAPAPPARVDLNQTSFLLTPPEWLQEAADKLGIPDHRTGAADDAGDSVGADGAARGDGAAGGGGSLSETMPGPVTTPETLAGPGVPETLPGPVVADAAPVPSASPGATPADATPWPAAASVEDEVRDAVPLPRDAEPHDAVPAGATPWAGTDTNADAEDDRSVALPQTVFAPPLTDVDDVEDGTPSSGVLPDDRTALMSGGSQLPRTAVSPAVGGAGPNLGVSGGPAGPGTPPPGVPTGPGGASYGYPQGPGGPGTPPPGVPGGPGGPVAPSYGYPQGSDTPAPGRPLPPHAGDIADAATSKASPPPRRGGRGAGPGTPPPPAPPGTPGTPGARPGATPPPAPGVPGGSYAPTQLVSQLGPDGPESLGGPGAPGRPGVPGQPGVPGAPGQPGVPNPPGGTPAGGMHHAATMLAGPAIGGPGAPQPPGPPGAPGQPGVPGAPGQPGVPHPPGGTPAGGVHHAATMLAGPAIGGPGAPQPPGAPGIPGAPGQPGVPGGPAPVHHAETMLAGPPLGGPGGGPVGGPGMPPGAPGHPGQPGHPVHPGHPGQPMGGPVGPGGPGAPAYGYPQQPGGQPTVGPGYQAVLRFRAPDGSEQQVIRRSAPGTPHPEWQIFHELRGMNIPPEAVLELHTELESCELPGAYCARMIREQWPNARITSIAPYGKDHASRQQGMAQLLAHQGELHQVADGPARPAPVRAPLPPVQPTPPIPPEGIAQELAAAFGPGVFRFDQQAVSRQGVPPIVAHTLVVAGLPVDMGPFFWAQAQPGRPVPTLAELAAERGVQPAADAGSYLVMGSDFGKALCVQYGTANIVAVPVEAGPGGAPVPPQFVNTGLPEFARCLALLGRMWRLRFGLNQEQAGRWTVDFQAQLAALDPAALASPESWWSVLLEQMWDGLL; this comes from the coding sequence ATGGTGACGTTCGCACAGGCGCAGCAGCGCGCCGAGGAGTGGATCAACGGGGACGTGCCCGGCTACCAGCACCGTGAGGTGCGGGTGCGGGAGTTCGAGCTCGGGTTCGTGGTGTGGGCCGAGGACCGGGCCGAGGGCCCGCGCTCCGACGGTGGCGCACAGCGGCTGGTCATCGCGCGGGACAGCGGGGAGGCCACGCTGTGGCCGTCGCTGCCGGTGGGCGAGGTGATCCGGCTGTTCGAGGAGGAGTACGGCCGCAGCGACGCGGTCCCGGCGCCCGCGCCGGCGCCTCCGGCGCGGGTGGATCTGAACCAGACGTCGTTCCTGCTGACTCCGCCGGAGTGGCTGCAGGAGGCGGCGGACAAGCTGGGGATCCCGGATCACCGGACGGGGGCGGCGGACGACGCCGGGGACTCCGTCGGCGCCGATGGGGCGGCCCGGGGCGATGGGGCGGCCGGGGGCGGTGGTTCGCTGTCCGAGACGATGCCCGGGCCGGTGACCACGCCCGAGACGCTGGCGGGGCCGGGGGTGCCCGAGACGCTGCCGGGCCCGGTGGTCGCGGACGCGGCTCCCGTGCCTTCGGCGAGCCCCGGCGCCACGCCCGCCGATGCCACGCCGTGGCCGGCGGCGGCGTCGGTGGAGGACGAGGTGCGGGACGCGGTGCCGCTGCCGAGGGACGCCGAGCCGCATGACGCGGTGCCGGCCGGGGCGACCCCCTGGGCCGGGACGGACACCAACGCGGACGCCGAGGACGACCGTTCGGTGGCGTTGCCGCAGACCGTGTTCGCGCCGCCGCTGACGGATGTGGACGACGTCGAGGACGGCACGCCGTCCTCCGGTGTGCTGCCGGACGACAGGACCGCGCTGATGTCCGGCGGCAGCCAGCTGCCGCGGACGGCGGTGTCCCCGGCGGTGGGCGGTGCCGGTCCGAACCTCGGTGTGTCCGGCGGGCCGGCGGGCCCGGGTACGCCGCCTCCGGGTGTTCCGACGGGACCCGGCGGGGCGTCGTACGGGTATCCGCAGGGGCCGGGCGGTCCTGGTACGCCGCCTCCCGGTGTTCCGGGCGGTCCCGGTGGTCCGGTTGCGCCTTCGTACGGCTATCCGCAGGGTTCCGACACGCCCGCGCCGGGGCGTCCGTTGCCGCCCCACGCGGGTGACATCGCCGACGCCGCGACGAGCAAGGCGAGTCCGCCGCCGCGCCGGGGTGGCCGGGGCGCGGGTCCGGGTACGCCGCCGCCTCCGGCTCCGCCGGGCACCCCGGGGACGCCGGGCGCGCGGCCGGGTGCGACGCCGCCGCCCGCGCCGGGTGTGCCCGGGGGCTCGTACGCGCCGACGCAGTTGGTGTCGCAGCTGGGGCCGGACGGGCCCGAGAGCCTGGGCGGTCCTGGGGCGCCGGGCCGGCCCGGGGTTCCTGGCCAGCCGGGGGTGCCTGGCGCTCCGGGTCAGCCGGGGGTGCCGAATCCGCCCGGTGGCACGCCCGCCGGTGGCATGCACCACGCGGCGACGATGCTGGCGGGGCCGGCGATCGGCGGTCCCGGTGCGCCGCAGCCGCCCGGGCCTCCTGGGGCTCCGGGGCAGCCCGGTGTGCCCGGTGCTCCCGGTCAGCCCGGCGTCCCGCACCCGCCCGGCGGTACGCCCGCCGGTGGCGTCCACCACGCGGCGACCATGCTGGCCGGGCCCGCGATCGGTGGTCCGGGGGCTCCGCAGCCGCCGGGCGCGCCCGGGATTCCCGGTGCTCCGGGGCAGCCGGGTGTGCCCGGTGGTCCCGCGCCCGTGCACCACGCCGAGACGATGCTGGCCGGGCCTCCGCTGGGCGGTCCCGGCGGTGGCCCCGTCGGCGGTCCTGGAATGCCGCCGGGTGCGCCCGGTCACCCCGGCCAGCCTGGTCATCCCGTTCATCCGGGCCACCCGGGTCAGCCGATGGGCGGTCCGGTCGGGCCGGGTGGTCCGGGTGCGCCCGCGTACGGCTATCCGCAGCAGCCCGGCGGTCAGCCGACCGTCGGACCCGGCTACCAGGCCGTCCTGCGCTTCCGGGCGCCCGACGGCTCCGAGCAGCAGGTGATCCGGCGGTCCGCGCCGGGCACGCCGCACCCGGAATGGCAGATCTTCCACGAGCTGCGCGGGATGAACATCCCGCCGGAGGCGGTCCTCGAACTCCACACGGAGCTGGAGTCCTGCGAGCTGCCGGGCGCGTACTGCGCGCGGATGATCCGCGAGCAGTGGCCGAACGCCCGCATCACGTCCATCGCCCCGTACGGCAAGGACCATGCGAGCCGACAGCAGGGCATGGCCCAACTCCTCGCCCACCAGGGTGAGTTGCACCAGGTCGCGGACGGTCCGGCGCGGCCCGCCCCGGTGCGGGCGCCGTTGCCGCCGGTGCAGCCGACGCCGCCGATCCCGCCGGAGGGGATCGCGCAGGAGCTGGCGGCGGCGTTCGGGCCGGGTGTGTTCCGGTTCGACCAGCAGGCGGTGTCGCGGCAGGGGGTCCCGCCGATCGTGGCGCACACCCTGGTGGTGGCCGGACTGCCGGTGGACATGGGCCCGTTCTTCTGGGCGCAGGCCCAGCCGGGCCGTCCCGTACCGACGCTGGCCGAGCTCGCGGCCGAGCGCGGGGTGCAGCCGGCGGCCGACGCGGGCTCGTACCTCGTCATGGGCAGCGACTTCGGCAAGGCGCTCTGTGTGCAGTACGGCACGGCGAACATCGTGGCGGTGCCGGTGGAGGCGGGGCCGGGCGGCGCGCCCGTACCGCCGCAGTTCGTGAACACCGGTCTGCCGGAGTTCGCGCGCTGCCTGGCGCTGCTCGGCCGGATGTGGCGGCTGCGGTTCGGCCTGAACCAGGAGCAGGCGGGCCGCTGGACCGTCGACTTCCAGGCCCAGCTCGCCGCCCTCGACCCGGCGGCCCTCGCCTCGCCGGAGAGCTGGTGGTCGGTGCTGCTGGAGCAGATGTGGGACGGCTTGCTGTGA
- a CDS encoding SUKH-3 domain-containing protein: MHTDRTSTTRFSVPVDVALRAAGWQPGRWDIKQAEIWADTLRDHASPAGHRHAVFPAAVEAWAEFGGLRLTAQGPGRRLAPVGLHLDPLHGLHMARTLGDLGRALDTEVCPLGHETDTRSLLAIDTEGRAYALDHTGDWYLGPTVDAALTTLLSGIEPVRMAAG; encoded by the coding sequence ATGCACACCGACCGCACCTCCACCACCCGCTTCTCCGTCCCCGTGGACGTCGCCCTGCGCGCCGCCGGCTGGCAGCCCGGCCGCTGGGACATAAAGCAGGCGGAGATCTGGGCCGACACCCTGCGCGACCACGCCTCCCCCGCCGGCCACCGCCACGCGGTCTTCCCGGCGGCGGTCGAGGCATGGGCGGAATTCGGCGGCCTCCGCCTCACCGCCCAGGGCCCCGGCCGCCGCCTGGCCCCCGTCGGCCTCCATCTCGACCCCCTGCACGGCCTCCACATGGCCCGCACCCTCGGCGACCTCGGCCGCGCCCTGGACACCGAGGTCTGCCCCCTCGGCCACGAGACGGACACCCGGTCCCTCCTCGCCATCGACACCGAGGGCCGCGCCTACGCCCTCGACCACACCGGTGACTGGTACCTGGGCCCCACGGTCGACGCCGCGCTGACGACGTTGTTGTCCGGCATCGAGCCGGTACGGATGGCCGCGGGCTGA